The Triticum urartu cultivar G1812 chromosome 5, Tu2.1, whole genome shotgun sequence genome contains the following window.
TGTTGTTGTTAGAAAGCAACGAGCCGGCTACTTATATGAAAGTGATGGTGAGCCTGGATTCCGAGacatggctggaggccatgagaTATTTCTTAGTAAAAAATCATAATGGAACATACTAGAGCAGTCAACTTGTACATACTGTCCAGTTGTGTGTTACTTCTCCCTTCTAGAATTGAAGTGAAATGTGCGCTTTCATAATTCAACTGATACGTGGGTTTTTAGAACTGAAATTGAACAGTATGTCTGCAGCATGGAAATCAAGATGAACCAGCATGGTACAGCTATGTCTCCAGCCATAATTGGTAATGGTATACAGTATTTCACAGGAATCGACAGCCCTCAGAAAGCATCGACACAGCTATGTCATTAGTAGGTATATCAAGCAGCCATATAAAGTCTAGCATTGaaattcaagtcatacaagcagcCCTTGGTAGTCTGGACTGGAATTAACACTTCAAATTGAAGTACTGGCAGGCATGCAAGTCTGGCATCAACAAACATTGGGGGGGAAAGGAGATACGCTTGCAGTTGCTTATTCGTCTTGTTCTTCTACTCCTTGATCTTTTAGCAACAGCAGGGGCAGAGGCTTCTTCTTAATCTTTTTGCTTGACCCCAGACCACATTCTCTTGCACTAGCTTTCCCACACCACACGATCCTCGGTACTGAAGTTGGTAGAAGTAGGACCAAGTTGAAACATTTTGGCACTTGCTACTGCCATCTTCAACTTCTGGCGAAGAATCAAATGCTACAAATTTGTAACAATCAATGAGCATGAAAAATTCAAAAGTTTCGACAAATAAAGAGATTCATATAGAAGGTTGTGTACCATAGCTTTGTCATGTGCAACATGAGCTGATGGTTCCGCCATAGTCGTTGTTGCTGCTGTCATCTCTCTCTCAAAAGTCTTCTTATTGTGCTAGCACTGCATCTTATCTTTGTGTTAGTCCTTTGATATCtttgaagcttttgagatttggTTTTTCATGTGGTTCCCTCCTCCCTCCCCACTAGGCTTACCAGGCATGACATCACACATAGGTGGAAGTGCCCATGGTCTAGCAGAGATAGGCCATGCAACTAGGCATGCCCTCGATTGGCTCCAAGCAATGAATCAAATGACCATGATTTTTTTCAAGCCCTCTGTAGTGTAGCGTTCCTCAATGTATGTGCACACTTTGACCACTGTAAAATATGCAGGACGATGCATGAGGACACGGCAGCCCAGAAAGTTGTGAGTATCTACAACTGCAAGTCTattgtactctctccgttcctaaatataagtcctttttagagatttcaacatggactacatacggatgtatatagatatattttagagttttgctccgtatgtagttcatgttgaaatctctaaaaaggacttatatttaggaatggagggagtatgagaTTGACAACGTAGCCATGTCCAAAGTATTTAACCTAACCTTATATCCATCTTTCCCGTTCCCCACCGCATGACAGTTAGTACCATACTGTGACCCAAGTCTAATTTTGTTGAAAATATTTGGGCAAATTCCATCTCACACACTTTGATGTTTGTTGTTAAATCCTAACCATCATCTTTCTTCTAATATCTTCTAATCGCTTCAAGCATGCTGTTGATTGGCAGGTATATATCTAGCTCCCACTATCCAGTTCTTGATAGATTCAGAAATATTGTTATGTTAGCAGTACACTAGTATATCTCTATTTGGTGGTCATGGTTCCTCTCCTGGATCTCGAATTCGAATTACAATGGATAAGAATTGAGAGAGGAGGAAGAGATACAAGCAGACGACTCCTGCCGTGCCAACTAGCCAAGTCTCTAATGACAATTTCCTTCCCTGTTTAACAGAGCCTGTGGCCCACTCCTTGCCTGCGTAGCGAGTGGACGGGTGCCGAATCCTCTTGCTTGGTCCACTGTCAGCGACGGAGCTCGAAGGGTTGACGTAGTCGTCGCTGACTTGGCTTGTGTCGTCTCTTGTAGTGGACTTGGTGGACCGGCTGCTAAAATTCTCACTCCCTTGAAGTACAGCTTGTCCCCAAGCTGTTGCTCGCGGAAACCGTTACTTTAATTCGTCAAGATCCTCCCAGGTCGCCAAAGCTTCAGATTGCCCTGACCACTGTATCAGCCCTTGCGGTACAGCAGAGTGGCCTTCCTGTCGGAAACGGTGCTGCAATACTTTCACAGGAACAGCAAGAGCAGCACTAGCAGGAGGTAGCTCGGCTTCCACCTTATACTGTTCTCCCAAAGctttcttcaactgggaaacatggatTACAGGATGGATGTGCGAACCTGGAGGCAGTAGGAGACGGTAGGCAACATCGCCAATGCGCTCCAGAACTTGAGCCATAATACTTGAACAACAGTTTATGATGCGCTCGCGGAGCCACTGAAGATTGTATATATGGCTGGAGTTTCAGGAACACGTGGTCACCAACCTGAAAGACACGATCAGATCTTCTTTTTTATCAGCCTGGTTCTTCATATGAAGCTTGATGGGTTCCAAATGCTGCTGCAACAAACATAATGTCAGTGCTCTCTCTTTAAGCCATTCATCCACTTCAGGCACAGAACATGCATCGGCTGTAGTACTGCCAAAGTGCCGTGCCGTATGTCCATACAGAACCTCGAACGGAGATTTACCATCCAGAGCAGAATGCAAACTGGTATTATACCAAAATTCTGCCAGTGATAGCCATTGGGCCTATTTGACAGGACAAGCATGCGTAAAACACCGCAAGTAACCTTCCAAACATTGATTCACACGTTCAGAAGTTCATCTGTTTGGGGGTGCTGCGAAGAACTCATACGAAGCTTAACTCCAGTGAGAGAAGTGGCTGGTGAACACGCGATCTCGATCAGACACAATGGACTCTGGCATCCCATGTAGCTTATGCACATTATCCATGAAAGTTGTGGCTGCCACAGAGACAGTGAATGGATGGGAAAGACCAATAAAATGGGCATAACGAGATAGTTTGTCAACTCCCACCATGACACAATTGAAACGGCCAGAACGAGGCAAACCTTCGACAAAATCCATAGTGAGCATTTGCCAATACTGTGAAGGAACAGGCAGAGGTGCCAGTAGGCCAGGATATTTAGCTCTGTCAGGCTTAGCAGTTAGCACGCTGACAGACAGTGCACTCTTGCGCATACTGATGCACTGAAGCCCGTATCCCTTTCCAATAGAAATTCTGCTTAATTCTTCGCAATGTAACTGGAATACCAGAGTGGCCTCCGAGGGGTGAGTCATGAAGAACTTCCAAGATTTTGGTACGCATAGGAATGTTATTTGGGAATCCAGATACGATCCTTGTAGCGAATCAAGCCATCACGCAAAGAATAGTGATCTTCAGCCAGAACAGAGAGAGCCAAGCGAGCAATTCTTGAGCAACTGGATCGGCTGTATAGGCCTCCACAATATCCAACATCCATGTAGGGCGATCCTGACTGACAGTGAGCAAACAACTATCAGGGGCAGGTCGCTGAGATAAGGCATCCGCGGCTCTGTTATGAATTCCCTTCTTATACTTAACCTGAAATTGCAATCCAAGTAACTTAGTGAACACTTTTTGCTGCCAAGGAGTGTGCAAACGCTGATCACCCAAATGTGCCAAACTGCAATGATCAGTAAGGATCAAGAATTCAGCATATTGCAAGTATGCACGCCACTGCTCAATTGCTAATAATATTGCCATGTACTCTTTTTCGTAAGTGGATAGTCCTCTGGTACGTGGCCCAAGGCCTTTTCTGACATAAGCCAACGGATGCCCTTTCTGCATGAGTACTGCACCCACACCTAAGTCACTTGCATCTGTCTCAATCACAAACTGAAGAATGAAATCAGGAAGAGCTAACACAGGGGCGCTGACAAGTGCTTGTTTCAGTGTATCAAAAGCCTTTTGGGTTTCAGATGTCCAGACAAACGGTACTTGCTTCCGGAGCAAATGAGTAAGTGGCTGACTAATGACCCCATATTGACGCACAAATTTGCGGTAGTAACCAGATAATCCCAGAAATCCTCACAAATCTTTGACTGTGGTAGGAACAGGACAAGTTTGAACATCTGAAACTTTCTGTGGGTCAGTATCAACACCTTCTTCAGACCACATACCCTAGATAGGCCACAGATCGCTGCGCAAAAGAGCATTTAGATGCTTTCACTTTCCACTGTTTGTCCTGCAAGATCTGAAGTACTTGACGGAGATGCTGCACATGATCCTCAAAGGTTTTACTGAAAACCAAAATATCATCAAAGAACACCACTGCACAGTGACGACTAACAGGTGACAGGTCAACATTCGTCGCAGATTGGAAAGTAGCAGGCCCACCCGTGAGACCAAATGCCAGGACGGAAAACTCAAAGTGGCCATTGTGGGTATGGAAAGCCGATTTGAATTCCTCACCAGGAGCTAATCGAATTCGATGATACCCTACGCGCAGGTCCAGCTTGGTAAACCAAGAGGCACCCACGAGTTCATCAAGCAGTTCGTCAATAACAGGCAAGGGATACTTTGTCTTCATAGTGAGCAAATTCAACTGCCTGTAGTCGACACAGAGGCGCCAGGAACCCTCCTTCTTGCGCACCATGATGATAGGCGAAGCGAAAGGACTGGTGCTGGGCTTAATCACTCCAGAGGGAAGCATCTCATCAATTTGTTTCTCAATTTCCGTTTTCAGCTCAGGAGAGTAACATAGGGCCTGACATTGACTGGTTGAGCTCCAGTGATCAAAGGAACTTTGTGATCACAAGTTCTTCGCGGTGGTAGTTGAGTTGGTGCAGAGAAAACTTCACAAAACTCATCAAGCATAGACTGAATTTCTATAGGCACTGCCACTGAATCTTGGCCTTGTACTACTGCAACTCCACCACGGTTAACTCAAACTCAGCAGGTGGATGTCCATGAAGCAAAATTCTCTGACCCGAATGATCGAAAGTAAGCCACTTCTGTTCCCAGTTAATCTGCATAGTGCCTCTTGCCGCCAGCCAGTCCATACCAATAATGCCATCATAGTGCTTCAACGGAAGGATTTTGAAATCTGATTAGAATTTGTGTCCAGCTGCTGACCAAGAACAGCGAGGTATATGTTGCATACATTCCAGATGTCCTCCCCCGGCAATCCTGACTTTTTGTGTGTTCCGTAATGGCTAATGCCCATCCACCGACACAGCCACTCTTGTGCTCGAGAAGGAATGGGAACTACCAGAATCAAGAAGAAATACCATCCAATGCCCTTGCAGTTGACAAGTGAGTTTAATAGCACTTGGTTCAGAAGAATCTGTCTGTGCTTCAGTGGATAATACCATGAgatcatcatcgctatcatcagAATCTAGCGAAGTAAGATCACAAAACTCCAGCATCTCATGGACCAAATGCAACTGAACTGTTGTACTACACTTGTGATCTATGCTCCATCGCTCGCCACAAATGTAGCATAAACCTTTGGCTCGACGATACGCCTTCAGAGTAGCCAATTTATCTTCAGGTTGAGCTGGCTTCGAAGGATTGTCATGAACAGTGTCACGAGTATCATCAGTGTAACTTGGATCGGCATGTGCGACTGGGTGCAGACGAGCTGGGTCTTGTACTGTATCCGGAAGAATTGATCTCGGTGTCTCCCTCTCCGACCACCTCCTGCACAGATGCAATACAGTACGCCGTGTCGAGGTCTGGAGGCCGCTGAACAGCCATAATAACACGAACAGCAGGCTTTAAACCATGGATGAAACTAGTGGTGTAATGCATCATGTCAGGATTAGGCTCATATGCAGCAAGCTGATCCATCAAAGCAGAGAATTCAAGTATGCAAATCTTCAACAGAATCAGTCTGATGCAAACGGTACAGACGACGAACCAATGGATGCAAACGGTACAGACGAGTTGAACTACTGCAGTACTAGTTGGCATGGCAGGAGCCGTCTGCTTGTATCTCTTCCTTCTTACACATTGTAGTTCGAATCCGAGATCTAGGAGAGGAACCATGGCCACCAAATAGAGATATACTAGTGTATTGCTAACATATTTTAGCTACTGAATCACAGGTGGATCCTAACCTGAACCAAGCTTTGCACCAATGCACTGGATCAGCAGTCCTCATGACTGGCTCAGCAGCACCATCAGTGTCTTTTGAGCTAGCTTTGCCTTGTCCTTGTGGTAGTGTAGTTGAGCAACATCCTATGTACATGGTGCCTGTGCAGAAATTCTCCAGCCATTCCGCCTTGTCTCTGCAGGTCTTGCTCCAATTGGCATAAATGCGTCTTGCACAGTCTGCTCTTGCCGCCCAGTTTGTACAGCACTGGTTATGCCCTTGTGTGGATCTGGTATGGAAACCCAACTTTCGGTCGGGTCGTCGCCGACCTGAAAATCGCTGAATAAGACTATAAGAGAGAGCAAAACCAAGTATTGTACTAGTGATTTCTTTTTACCTGAACCACAGTCCGCTCAACGGAGATGGGGTTTCTGCGCTGGCGCACCGCGGCCACAGCTCCTCCGTCAGCGGCCATTCCCTGGGCCCACCTGGTCGTGGTGGGGCCGGGGGTGGCCATGGGGGCTGCTTCGGCCGTGGCACCGTCCTCCGGGTGGAGCGCGGAGGCGAGGCCGCTTCTCGCCGCTGCCGTCAGCGGCACTGACTGGACGCCGGTCGTGACtgcggccgccgcgccgccgaccTCGGGGTGGGGTGGGATGGGgtggggggaagaagaagaagaagcagatcGCTGGATTGGGCTGGGCCGGGACGCGTTGTTTGGATGGGCCCGGAAGGACCCGAGGCCCGTGGGCTATATAACCAACTGTCTGTCATGCGGTGGGGCAGTTCAATTTTTCAGTCCAGCCGCGCAGAAACGGATAGCTGCTGGGGGGCGCAAGGTGCAGGCGGGGGGAGGAAGAAGCTAGCAGAATCACGCGCCCCAAGGGGGAATCCGGAGCTCCCGCTTGGCCGAATCGAGAGCTCATCAGGTACGTGATGTCCGCTCCAATTCCTCTCTCTTGATCGGGTGCCGGTTCTTCGGCTGAATCGATTGATTGCCATGCCCTTTGCTTTTCTTTTGATTTCTGCTAGCAACCAGTTCTTGATCCCAAATGGGTTCGTTCCTTCTTACTGCTAGAAGCGATACCTCGCTCAACAATTCCGTGTTAGGTTTCTTCATCATTCCGTCGGTTTCTTGACCTGTCCGTTCCTCCTCACGGAACTCGTCGATCGGGTTCTTGATGAAACGAGATATCAGCTAGGTTTTCTTGAATGATCACCGCCTTCTTTTCTGCATAAATTCGTTGGGATTCAAGCAAGAAATTGCTTCGATTTCTTCGTCATTGGGTGGCGGAGGTGCTGCGTGCGGTGGCGACTGGCGAGCGAGCGCGCGGGCGCGGATCCGGCTGCAGCTGGCGACGCGGGCACGGTGGTGCGGTTCGTGATGCCGGCGACCCGGCATGCCCGTGCGGGCTGCCGGCGGGCCTCACGAATGTGGTCCGTGGTGGTGGACGCAGGGGGCTCGATGGTGGACGGCGTCCCAGCAGCCCGATGAACTTCTCATATTGTCGTTTCGTTCCTAGTTAGTAGAACATGTCAAGTTTTGGTAGTCCGATGGCATATGTGTTTTTACTACGGGTGTAATTTAACGTTGCATGAGACTAGTCTGGATTTGAAGATTTCGTACTATGTATCCGGTTGTAAACGCGGACTATGGATGCCTGCCCATTCATTGTCCGCGGACATATAGGGGGACGGATTTGACACTCGGGTTGTAGATGCGCTTTCTTAGTGTGATTAATTTGTTGCTCGGCTCAATTTTGAAACCTTGCGCTGAACCTATTTATGCGAGAGCTTCTCTCTCTTGAATGAACTATATATAAATGTTGTTGCTCAAGTGCTATACGTGTGTCATTTCCTATGTAATAGTACTTATGATGCTCTGCCTGCCTGCTTCCTTCCTGTGTACGCAGGTCTACCCGGGCAGCAGCGATGGCGGCGCCCCCTGACTGGTACCCTGTGGTGCTAGCAGCGAAGCCTTCGATATTCTTCGTCGTGATGAGACCCAAGGGACCCCAGCAAAGGGTGATAATCAATAACATGGCGAGGCGGGCAAAAAGCAAGATCGGAGTCCAGCTTGCGGAAGCCATGGCTGCCCCCGAGAGCTATGCAACAGGGTTTGCCGTCGGGACCGTCGGCCAGGGCGTGTGGAGAAAGATCCTCATCAACACGAGCGCTCACATAATCGAGATGATCTACCACGCCACCCGGCGCCCGGTGGACACGGCGACGGTGAACTCTCTGTACGAAATCAGTGTCTACTGCTCCCATGCAGAGCTCAACTGGATCGCAAGAGGCCGAGCAGCTGGGAAAGCATGTGCCATCCAGTGTACCACGGACCTCTTGATCCTCATGGCCGACGCCAGTGATATCCCGTTGAGGATTGTGGATGGGCAGACGGAGCCGTGCTTGGAGGACCACCCGGCCCTGGTGATCAGCGAGGTCCTGGAGCCGACCCGTCCGTGCCTGCTGCTGGCGTGGCCCAAGGACGTGATCCACGCCTTCCTCCAAGGACACCAATGCGAGACGAGGCACATCAGCTTCAGTGCGAACCCCGCGGGGTACGACATGGAGGTCTTGGAGGCACAGGTTGGGAGCACTGCTGGTTGCTCAACCGGGACGGCCAGGCCATCGGCACCCTTCATGGCGGCTCCGGCGCATTCCACTCCTACTTTGTTGTGCCAAGGCACATGCAGGCCCTGCTTGCCACTGCGCGCCATAGTTGCTGCTCGAGAGGCGACTGCCGTCAAGGCGGCGTTTCTCGACAGGGTTTTCTCCGCCCCAAGGCGTGCCGCAGGGGTACCTGGCAGGCTCTGGGTTGATCGACCCGTGTTGTACAAGGACAGATTCGATTCCTAGTCGATTCTTTGTTGGTGCCTACATACATTTTTTCAGTAGAGCATCACATATATAGGCAACCGGTGTAGTGCTCTGAGTCTTGTTTCAGATAGTGCAGAGTGTACTGATCATGTCTGATGCACCTGACAACCCGGCTGGTATACCATCCAGCATAGTCTAGTCGTTACAACATACTACTGTACGTATTCATCATCAGCTGTTTGTTTGTTCTTTGTATGTACATGGTAACTACGACATATCATATGGCAAGAGAGAGGAGGATCTCTACATATGTTCCTTGAAATGCAAAACATATTGATCCGCTGTCAAATATTGCACTCTAGCATATATAGTTACCCGATTCATTCATCATCAGCTAAATCAAGTACTAGTGTTCAGGGCTAGTCAAAGAAAGCATATACTCTCAAACATTTGGACTTGAGAATATTCTACAACGGGTAGAACTAACAGCATCGCATAACATTGACACTAACATGTTTTGCTGATCATAAGTGAATTTTATTACACAAAAAAGAGAGTAGAAAAAACGGAGCTGCACGCGTGAGCAGCTTCTCTCTGCAGTCCGCATGATCACTTCTGTTCCATCGCCTCCTGCATGGATCAGTTGGTCACAGCATTGTTAAAAACAAGGATCGAAATCTACCAACTCATTAGTTGATCACACCATGTTAAAGAAGGATCCAACTCTACCGATTACGGCAGCGCCTATAAATTGCAGCTGCTGACAAATAAAAAACAAGATGAAAGATGGATCTCTTGCCAAAATAATTTCTCAATATCCTCGTTTTCTGGGTCCAACTCTAAAGCACGCGACAGTGAGCAATAAGCTGCGTCATACTCCTAAGGAAGGCAAGCACAGCGTCAGAATCAAATGGTAGCAGATATGAAAGGAGAAACGAAATTGTCAGTCTCAACTCTCCTAATGTACCGTCATGAAAATTCACCTGGGGGACCCATGCGAAGCCAGCAAAGGCTCCTGTTTGACAACAACTTGGCATCCAAGTTATCCATCTTCAGTGCCTGCAGCAGCAAACAAAACAGTGAAAAATAGCTGTTGCCACATTCCAGAAATGCTGCTCTGTTTAGATCAACAGTTTATCATTTGTTCTATACATACAAGGAACGAAAAATGAAGCTGTGACAAAAGAGCAACTCCCACCTGAAATTCCTCCCTATGAAATGGAAGACAAAGATGAATGTGTTTCCATCCTCATTTTTTAAACATCATTTTCTAAACATCATTTTTTATCCCCATAAATGCGATGAGATGTGCACATTGACTCGTCTTTCAACAGGTGTATATGCTGATGACTGGTCAATATTTACATGTTGCCAAGATGAATTAATGTTAATGATAAATAAAATAAACTGTAACTGAGAAACATGTTTCATGGCTGTAACAAAAAATGTAGTCTGAAGATCTACCTGTGTGTAGAGCACCGATACATTTAGATAATCCTGCTTCTTAAATGTTTCATCCGCTTGGCCTTTCAGCTCATACATCCTCTTTTCCACAAAATTGTCATCCTGGCAACTCATAATGACTTGAGTCTGATGTGTGTTAAGGATAAAAAGTACTCTAGCAAGATGTTTAGATCAAATAAACAAATACAAGGAACAGTGTTAATCAATTCATGATTTCAAAGTCCCGATTCTCACTTGCTATGCTGACAGGGAATGAGGTAAGAAAGCTATTTcaaaaaatgttggttcacctgTTATTTTAAAACAAAATCAGATTTAATccaattactccctccgtttttatttagttcgcatattagctttggtcaaagtcaagctttgtaaactttgactaagtttataaacaaaaatattaacatatacaataaaaaatcaataccactagattcattattgaatgtactttcacatcatatagatttgttatggtcaatgtttatatatttttctataaacttggtcaaactttgcaaagtttgacttcggtcaaacctaatatgtagactaaataaaaacggagaGAGTACCATTTGAGCAAAGCAAGTTTTCCAATAAAGCCTCATCTAGATAAATTGATTTTTCAGCAACATAGCTTAGATAGTGATGCAAATGGAAGAAAACACAAGCGCGTTTAATAAGTCAGGAATAGGAAACTAAATTTGGGCGGTTTTTTATACATGAAGTTTTGGTTAAACATCAGACTTAACCCTGACATTGTTCAGAGAGTTAGCATGGACAATACAGCCATATATGTGCAAGAAAAATTTGCAGGTGACATACCTCAAGTTGCTTGATTTCCATCTTCACATGACTAATGATTCCATCAACACTCCAATTTGCCACAGTTGAAACAGGAGAGGTGGAAGGAAAGAGAATCTCAATGTCTACCGGTGTACCATACTCAGCAGCCAACTCAATTGGCAATCTACCAAACTGTTGAGGAACAGGAAAAGCTTTACAAAAGCAGTATTCAACATTAAGAAATAAGCACTGTTCTAGACGATCCATGCAGACCATATTGAATTATTGATTAACTACCATCATACTGTGTCAATGTAGTGGTAATATGTCACATCTATACATACCTGACCAAGTTAAAGACATGGCACAAGGGCATTTTATTTTTCTGTTGGAAATAGCATCATGTAGGCATATTTTACATCATAACCCATATATGTGTTGCCAAGCAAGACACAATAATATGTGATAGAGAGCATTGTTACCGTGTCAAAAACATTTGGGTATGCACCAGCTTCCAACAAGCACTTGATAGCTTCAGTTAAGCCCTTCTCTGCATGTTATTtgtatacatgttattgatgtgtactttactagtgtttatagcaacccctcagtatttgatactagttcagttgctaagattagtaactcgaaacgggagttgcagaataaacagagactagttaagggtgaagtgacgatgtgtgttggaagtggttccaagattgatatgatcatcatcgcacactccctatactttcgggattagtgttgaacctgaataagtgttatttggtgttttgcgttgagcatgaatatgatttgatcatgtttattttaatacggttattcatttaagtaagagaataaattgttgttctgtttacatgaataaaaccttatatggttacacacccaatgaaaatagttcgttggatctcgatcgtaatgatacacataatcataatattgaaaccaaaagatgcaaagttaataatgatagtgcaacttatttgtagcactgccgtttaggtcatattggtgtaaagcgcatgaagaaactccatactgatgggattttggaatcacttgattatgaatcacttgatgcttgcgaaccatgcctttggggcaagatgactaaaacgccgttctacggaacaatgaagcaagcaacagatttgttggagatcatgcatactgatgtatgtggtctgatgaatattaaggcttgcagcaggtatcattattttcttaccttcacagatgatttgagcagatatggggatatctacttgatgaaacataagtctgaaacatttgaacagttcaaagaatttcagagtgaagtggaaaatcattgtgacaagaaaataaaagtttctatgatatgatcgcagaggtaaaatatttgagttacgagtttggtcttcaattaaaacaatgtggaatagtttcacaaactcatgccacatggaacaccacagcataatggtgtgtccgaacgtcataaccgtactttattggatatagtgcgatctatgatgtctcttaccgatctaccactatcgttttggagttatgcattagagacagctgcat
Protein-coding sequences here:
- the LOC125506606 gene encoding uncharacterized protein LOC125506606; translated protein: MMKKPNTELLSEPTGLGSFRAHPNNASRPSPIQRSASSSSSPHPIPPHPEVGGAAAAVTTGVQSVPLTAAARSGLASALHPEDGATAEAAPMATPGPTTTRWAQGMAADGGAVAAVRQRRNPISVERTVVQRFSGRRRPDRKLGFHTRSTQGHNQCCTNWAARADCARRIYANWSKTCRDKAEWLENFCTGTMYIGCCSTTLPQGQGKASSKDTDGAAEPVMRTADPVHWCKAWFSGQSVHIH